Proteins encoded by one window of Archaeoglobus veneficus SNP6:
- a CDS encoding cobaltochelatase subunit CobN yields MLEVKRAEEEEKTKKVVEAFSRALEIAEKIKECRREYDGFVKGLSGEFVEPGASGSLTRGKTEILPTGRNFFAVDPTAIPTKAAWKIGVDTAEKLIEHYKAKHGRYPESVGEWLWSIDAYKADGEQIAQILYLLGVKPVWEYGKVRGLEVIPLDELKRPRIDVVIRITGIVRDTLPNYIYMIDEAVSKVALLDEPAEMNYVRKHYLEHVSKLRELGVDEDLALCRVFCSPPGTYGSGVNYAVEASAWQDDEDLAKTWVQWSGYAYTRKHFGKGAAESLILNLKNVDVVTRNHISDEHDIFNCCCYFSYHGGFYNTVKTLGGSPEIVVVDTKDVSATSVREMRDEIERIVRAKLLNPAWIEGMKQHGYRGASEFSKKILHLYGWAATTKLVDKWVFDEIANTYVLDNEMRKWFEENNVYAVEEIARRLVEAAERGLWQADEELLEKLREAYGEIEGILEESLSGDVQGGAIDILTMDDVENWEKSSRDIVNVWEKLKG; encoded by the coding sequence ATGCTTGAAGTCAAGAGGGCAGAAGAGGAGGAGAAAACCAAGAAGGTTGTTGAAGCTTTTTCCAGAGCCCTTGAAATAGCTGAGAAGATTAAGGAATGCAGAAGAGAGTACGATGGCTTTGTAAAGGGTCTCAGCGGAGAATTTGTTGAACCCGGAGCTTCAGGCTCGCTAACGAGAGGTAAAACTGAAATCCTGCCTACAGGCAGGAATTTCTTTGCCGTCGATCCTACAGCCATTCCAACGAAAGCAGCCTGGAAAATTGGAGTTGATACTGCTGAAAAGCTCATAGAGCACTACAAAGCCAAACATGGCAGGTATCCGGAGAGTGTCGGGGAATGGCTCTGGAGTATAGATGCCTACAAGGCCGACGGCGAGCAGATTGCCCAGATTCTCTATCTTCTCGGTGTAAAGCCAGTCTGGGAGTACGGAAAGGTCAGGGGGCTTGAAGTAATCCCCCTTGATGAGCTGAAGAGACCTCGTATCGACGTTGTTATTAGAATAACGGGAATTGTCCGCGATACACTGCCCAACTACATCTACATGATTGATGAGGCTGTCTCAAAGGTTGCGTTGCTTGACGAGCCTGCCGAAATGAACTACGTGAGGAAGCACTACCTCGAGCACGTCTCAAAGCTCAGAGAGCTTGGAGTTGACGAAGATCTCGCTCTCTGCAGAGTTTTCTGCTCCCCTCCCGGAACCTATGGATCTGGTGTAAATTACGCCGTCGAAGCTTCAGCCTGGCAGGATGATGAAGACCTTGCAAAGACGTGGGTTCAGTGGAGCGGGTATGCTTATACGAGAAAGCACTTCGGAAAGGGGGCTGCTGAGAGCCTCATCCTCAATCTCAAAAATGTAGATGTTGTAACTCGCAACCACATAAGCGACGAACATGACATATTCAACTGCTGCTGTTACTTCTCGTACCACGGTGGATTTTACAATACTGTGAAGACCCTCGGCGGAAGTCCAGAGATAGTTGTGGTAGATACAAAGGACGTCTCAGCAACATCCGTTAGAGAGATGAGAGATGAAATCGAGAGGATTGTGAGAGCAAAGCTTCTCAATCCCGCGTGGATCGAGGGGATGAAGCAGCACGGATATAGGGGGGCGAGCGAATTCTCAAAGAAGATTCTGCACCTCTACGGCTGGGCAGCAACGACAAAGCTCGTCGATAAATGGGTTTTTGATGAGATAGCAAATACCTACGTGCTCGATAATGAGATGCGGAAATGGTTCGAGGAGAACAACGTTTACGCCGTTGAGGAAATAGCAAGGAGACTCGTTGAGGCTGCCGAAAGAGGACTCTGGCAGGCGGACGAGGAGTTACTCGAGAAATTGAGAGAAGCCTATGGCGAGATCGAGGGTATTCTCGAAGAGTCGTTAAGCGGGGATGTGCAGGGAGGAGCTATTGACATACTTACGATGGACGACGTTGAAAACTGGGAGAAAAGCTCAAGAGATATTGTGAACGTATGGGAGAAGCTGAAAGGGTAA